From Fusobacterium varium:
GATTCCAAAAATATTGAACTGTATTATTTTTGTTAGAGTATAGAAATTCTAATTCTAATCCATCTTTTCTAAATAGCTTATTTTCAGAATGATTATATATTAAATTTTCTACTCTGTTTAAATCATTTTTAAACTTTCTGATTTTAGATTTTTCAAAATATATTGGTTTTATATATGAAGTATAGTCCATTTTTTCCAAATATTCATAATTTGAAATACTTTCATATCCTGCATCAGCTACAATATTTTTAATTTTTAAATTTTGAGATGAAATTTTCTCTAAAAATGGAATCAAAGTTTTAGAATCAGAAGGGTTAGAAAAAATTTCATATGAAGAAATATATTCACTAATCACTCCTATTTGCAGATTATATCCAGGTTTTAATTGACCATTTCTCATATGGTCATCTTTCATTCTCATAAAAGTAGCATCTATATCAGTTTTTGAATAGCTATTTCTACCATTAAGATTTTTAAAATGATTAGAATATTTTTGATACTTTTCTAAGTATTCTGCGCATAATTCTAAATACTTTTGCTCTTTAGATTTTCTCTTTCCTCTACCTTTGACTATTTGAAAATTCAAATTAGAAAGATATGAATATATTTCAAGGAAGTTGTCATATTGTAAGTTGAAATCATCATTAAAATTTGAAATTAATTCAAGAATTTTTTCATCTAATCTAGTTCTATATTTCTCAATAGATTTTTTCCAAACAAATGTATATTTATTAGCATATGCTTCAATTTTAGTGCCATCAATATATATTGTTTCAGTGGAAATATTTTCCATTTCAAAAATTTTTTCAACGAATTGTTCAAATAGATCTGGAAGAATATCTTCAGTTTTTACTAAGAATCTAGAAATAGTAGAGTGATCAGGAATTTTAGAATCTTGTAAAAGAAACCTGAATTTAATATTTTCATGGCAAGCCATTTCTATATCTCTAGTAGAAGTTAAATTGCGCGAATAGGCATAAACAATGATAGAAAACATTCTGATAGGATGTACCTTTGTTTTGTAAGAAAATACTTGCATTAAACTACTAAAATCTAATCCCTCCAATATTGAGCTAAGTTTTCTTACAGGATCATTATCAGAAATTTCATATTGTAAAAAGTTAAAAAGTTTAGGTTGATTTAATTGAAAAAAAATGTTATTATTAGTTGGTTTTTGCATAGGTATATTATATTAGAAATTTGAAAAAATTTTTAGTATTTTATACCTTTTTTTATTTAAAAAGAAAAAGCTGACAGGAAGAAAACTTCAAGTCAGCTTTTTTGATAATTGGGCTGTTTTAAATTTGCAACAGCCCCTTTATTTTATTGGTATTTTTACTGCATACAGCAGCTCTTTAGGATCTTTTACAAATCCAGGTCCAGCCAGAAAATGTATGATAATATCTCCTTCGATTTCAAAATTATTATTCTTTATCCATTTTAAAAGTTTTTCAACATATTCTCTTCTGTCCCTAAATCTATTTTTACAATAAAGACATGCATATTTACTTTTAGGCAGCACTATTTTCTTTTCAATATTCTTTACATCACGCATAAGAATAATTTTTTCCTCTTTAAAACTTCCATTTTCAATATTTTTTTGAGGAATTATCAAAGCATATATTCCTATTGGTAAGGTAGTATTATTCAAAGGTACATCTATTTTTTTTGTTGTTTCAGATAAATTACTGTTGCTTAATGAAACATCTAATTTTTTAAATGCTGCCTGAATTATTTTTTTAGGATCTGTATCTAAAGATATATCTGTATATACAGCTTTTATTTCTTCAATTTCTTCTATAAAAAAAATGTCTATCTTCTCTTCAATTTCAATTAACTGTTTTATTTGATCAGCATTTTGCACTAATTCTTTTTCTATTCTTTGAAGTCTTTTTATTTCCATTTTTGTTTCTTCTATTATTTTTGTTATTAATTCTAAA
This genomic window contains:
- a CDS encoding putative transposase, coding for MQKPTNNNIFFQLNQPKLFNFLQYEISDNDPVRKLSSILEGLDFSSLMQVFSYKTKVHPIRMFSIIVYAYSRNLTSTRDIEMACHENIKFRFLLQDSKIPDHSTISRFLVKTEDILPDLFEQFVEKIFEMENISTETIYIDGTKIEAYANKYTFVWKKSIEKYRTRLDEKILELISNFNDDFNLQYDNFLEIYSYLSNLNFQIVKGRGKRKSKEQKYLELCAEYLEKYQKYSNHFKNLNGRNSYSKTDIDATFMRMKDDHMRNGQLKPGYNLQIGVISEYISSYEIFSNPSDSKTLIPFLEKISSQNLKIKNIVADAGYESISNYEYLEKMDYTSYIKPIYFEKSKIRKFKNDLNRVENLIYNHSENKLFRKDGLELEFLYSNKNNTVQYFWNPETNKKIKYNARFRILSNKSKENVSSNYGKQLRMNRSIQVEGAFAVLKEDMKLRKLKVRSKKSVLREICLFCIAYNFNRYLSRNINNRLGTTLHSLKVA
- a CDS encoding putative efflux transporter; amino-acid sequence: MEDYLTIGEISKLTAVPISTLRYYDSEGIFSPALKDEKNNYRYYTGFQIPVLKIIIHLKKLGFSNDSIKSHLKNLNYSHTLELITKIIEETKMEIKRLQRIEKELVQNADQIKQLIEIEEKIDIFFIEEIEEIKAVYTDISLDTDPKKIIQAAFKKLDVSLSNSNLSETTKKIDVPLNNTTLPIGIYALIIPQKNIENGSFKEEKIILMRDVKNIEKKIVLPKSKYACLYCKNRFRDRREYVEKLLKWIKNNNFEIEGDIIIHFLAGPGFVKDPKELLYAVKIPIK